From Apis cerana isolate GH-2021 linkage group LG10, AcerK_1.0, whole genome shotgun sequence, one genomic window encodes:
- the LOC108001189 gene encoding uncharacterized protein DDB_G0287625-like, translated as MLRTFYLLLLMLFTFDFPRGRTVDAETSVRASTGINRDDNQSNRRETRGRPEIRDENSGELVGKWRNNGEALEPKWRDGDTVPLLPFSQFSRFSRDKIDNEEEEDYDHRGTKYRQNNGRENFLRARNNHRAPYNDHENYESIENRHGYREREEILPRKRNRSWPIENTATFKETSNRKKDQNRDLNEDKETTSMKYREIFQVRPNDYEHEFNDEEYLKPRPRKRRPPQNYEFALVENETSLNEKRMSNNPGVWARGQENPPETTSKNDQFLQNAMELKSLLKMQQEEGLSLSEILQRRNLTLNDLLKGKIDVINALKMRDVEESEDYVEEAAKMMTNSFAKLSTTTKKPEWMHNIESIKEKNSQNDEEFVISIIPSNSSLRKNQAKGSSLTRINSGEMYSEVGNATSGKLIPASVDPPRVKVAITTPMPLPVATNSMELLQADDATVKSRNNDEIGAESLDEDEIMEFSDFTDYKKGRNGVSPVWLMMKDGDTNKSSKVESTKNHFEDRGSTLSIEKILSPTERSKSISNLSINSGNEEQFLVNSTNVNGSGIIRNEDHRVIEHSEDDYGTSSEKEYQSDMPMMYYDLEQSTEVNNSNDQRDMSKIIIQEIESALDAMSHNVNSTIENYQKLTKNPSIDKNNNNTLRNHQNTNTTEKKSYDDIISEVEPEARAEIFELFASGSAGKRLERLLKSRNMSLEELIALRQRGSSKVHLAEVSRLRAYKSNDEYRMKNINVFKEIKSSSNEDFDIEKVINHNKRIDNMSQSSENLKSVDSLLNLTNSIRPEENITDQLMSDLKSNNHNKNTEFNNSSKTRNEDNNSKEDIKDKHTVQIVDLLTTFGSLPFIKDIQREFSDQYGNREDKNKLLLQSNNLGVMFINNEKTIHINDTSNIVESGFVKEIVKQEPSSINIQTVYSETDNIFDENESKSEKTLSRVKPTIIASGAILGVTLVVFLAIFIICRIRQKQKYRYKNTFSRAVFQGPVMAARKLSNSSSLSTVMVNVVATSTTKRPEKTEIQEPAKEMDSKSDIDNDSLDANDSWETIPDYMK; from the exons ATGTTGAGAACATTCTATCTGCTCTTGTTGATGCTTTTCACGTTCGATTTCCCTCGCGGTAGGACAGTAGATGCGGAGACGAGCGTTCGAGCGAGTACGGGAATTAACAGAGACGACAATCAGAGTAATCGG aggGAAACTCGAGGTCGACCGGAAATCAGAGATGAGAACTCGGGTGAGCTAGTCGGCAAATGGCGGAACAATGGCGAGGCCTTGGAACCTAAATGGCGGGATGGCGATACTGTCCCTCTGCTTCCGTTTTCTCAATTTTCCCGATTCTCCAGGGATAAAATCGAcaacgaggaggaagaggattaCGATCATCGTGGAACAAAATATCGTCAAAACAACGgacgagaaaattttcttcgtgcGAGAAACAATCATCGAGCACCTTATAACGATCATGAGAATTACGAATCTATAGAGAACAGACATGGATATCGCGAACGAGAAGAAATATTGCcacgaaaaagaaatcgatccTGGCCTATCGAAAATACAGCTACTTTTAAAGAGACGagtaatagaaagaaagatcaAAATAGAGATCTCAACGAGGACAAAGAAACGACGTCAATGAAATATCGAGAGATATTTCAAGTACGTCCGAATGATTACGAACACGAATTCAACGACGAGGAGTATTTAAAACCTCGACCGAGAAAAAGAAGACCTCCACAAAATTACGAATTTGCTTTGGTGGAAAACGAGACGTCGTTGAATGAGAAAAGGATGAGCAATAATCCTGGAGTTTGGGCTCGAGGTCAAGAAAATCCGCCAGAAACGACGTcaaaaaatgatcaatttttacaGAACGCCATGGAGCTAAAATCATTATTGAAGATGCAACAGGAAGAGGGTTTGAGTTTGTCAGAGATCTTACAGCGCAGAAATTTGACTCTAAACGATCTATTGAAAGGCAAGATTGATGTGATCAATGCTTTGAAGATGAGAGATGTCGAGGAATCCGAGGATTACGTTGAAGAGGCGGCGAAGATGATGACCAACTCGTTCGCGAAACTCTCCACAACAACGAAGAAACCAGAATGGATGCACAATATAGAATCtataaaagagaagaattctCAGAATGACGAGGAATTCGTGATTTCGATCATTCCATCGAACAGTAGCTTGCGTAAGAACCAGGCGAAGGGATCCTCGTTGACTAGAATAAATAGCGGTGAAATGTATTCAGAAGTTGGGAACGCAACGAGTGGAAAATTGATTCCCGCCAGTGTCGATCCTCCACGAGTCAAAGTTGCTATTACGACACCGATGCCGTTACCGGTTGCAACGAATTCTATGGAGCTATTGCAAGCCGACGATGCCACTGTGAAATCACGCAACAATGATGAAATCGGAGCCGAGAGTTTAGACGAGGACGAAATCATGGAATTTTCCGATTTCACCGATTACAAGAAGGGAAGAAATGGTGTGTCTCCAGTTTGGTTGATGATGAAAGACGGAGATACAAACAAATCTTCCAAAGTAGAAAGTacgaaaaatcattttgagGACAGAGGATCGACCTTgagtattgaaaaaatattaagtccCACGGAACGTTCAAAATCAATCagtaatttatcgattaattctgGGAATGAAGAACAATTTCTTGTTAATTCCACTAATGTTAACGGAAGTGGGATAATTAGGAACGAAGATCATCGAGTTATAGAGCATTCTGAAGATGATTATGGTACTTCTtctgaaaaagaatatcaGAGTGATATGCCGATGATGTATTATGATTTGGAACAAAGCACAGAGGTCAATAATTCCAACGATCAGAGAGATatgagtaaaattataatacaggaAATAGAATCTGCGCTAGATGCAATGTCTCATAATGTTAATTCTActatagaaaattatcaaaaacttACAAAAAATCCatctatagataaaaataataataatacactgAGAAATCATCAGAATACGAACACAACCGAGAAAAAGAGCTATGATGATATTATATCAGAAGTGGAGCCTGAAGCTCGAGCAgagatttttgaattatttgctTCTGGGTCAGCAGGTAAGAGATTAGAACGTCTTCTTAAATCGAGGAATATGAGCTTAGAGGAATTAATCGCATTGAGACAAAGAGGTTCTAGTAAGGTTCACTTAGCTGAAGTATCGCGACTCAGAGCTTACAAATCAAATGATGAATACAGaatgaagaatataaatgtCTTCAAAGAAATCAAATCTTCGTCTAATGAGGATTTTGACAtagaaaaagttataaatcatAACAAGAGAATTGATAATATGTCACAATCGAGTGAAAATCTAAAAAGCGTTGATTCATTACTAAATTTAACGAATTCTATTCGTcctgaagaaaatataactgACCAATTGATGTctgatttaaaatcaaataatcacaataaaaatacagaatttaacaattcttcaaaaacaagaaatgaagataataatagcaaagaagatattaaagataaacatACAGTACAAATTGTTGATCTATTGACAACTTTTGGTTCTCTTCCGTTCATTAAAGATATACAACGAGAGTTTTCAGATCAATACGGTAACcgagaagataaaaataaattgctatTACAGAGTAACAATCTTGGCGTGATGTTcataaacaatgaaaaaacaatACATATCAATGATACATCAAATATTGTAGAATCTGGTTTTGttaaagaaattgttaaacAAGAACCAAGTTCTATTAACATTCAAACTGTATATAGCGAAACTGACaatattttcgatgaaaatgaaagtaaaagtGAGAAGACTCTTTCAAGAGTGAAACCAACTATAATAGCAAGTGGCGCTATTCTTGGTGTGACTCTCGTAGTTTTCTTAGCGATATTCATTATATGCAGAATTcgacaaaaacaaaaatatagatataaaaacacATTTTCTAGAGCGGTATTTCAAGGTCCAGTAATGGCAGCTAGGAAACTATCAAATTCGAGTAGTCTAAGTACTGTAATGGTCAATGTAGTTGCCACATCAACGACAAAAAGGCCAGAAAAAACCGAAATCCAGGAACCTGCGAAAGAAATGGATTCCAAAAGTGACATTGATAATGATTCATTAGATGCTAATGATAGCTGGGAAACAATACctgattatatgaaataa